From a region of the Eriocheir sinensis breed Jianghai 21 chromosome 25, ASM2467909v1, whole genome shotgun sequence genome:
- the LOC127003244 gene encoding uncharacterized protein LOC127003244 — protein MSLRSSLSFEVVPVGNHSFRMSLCEGVELILPVEVNHAESLLLRAENHAFHYISPWNDTRIHLHLTGFMLLPYDKQGLVVVVGVMRLENGVYAREGVAVMRDGGAGEVELVPVGEVVTVAGSVLVRGCSMVLGQSLLVLAGLVITP, from the coding sequence ATGTCCCTCAGGAGCAGCCTCTCGTTCGAAGTTGTGCCAGTAGGGAACCACTCCTTCAGAATGTCGCTGTGTGAGGGGGTGGAGTTAATCTTGCCGGTGGAGGTGAACCACGCCGAGTCTCTCCTGCTGCGCGCTGAAAACCACGCCTTCCACTACATCTCCCCGTGGAACGACACCCGCATCCACCTGCACCTCACGGGCTTCATGCTGCTGCCGTACGATAAGcagggcctggtggtggtggtgggtgtgatgaGGCTGGAGAACGGCGTGTATGCCAGGGAGGGCGTGGCGGTGATGAGGGACGGTGGCGCGGGCGAGGTAGAATTGGTGCCTGTAGGAGAGGTCGTCACAGTGGCTGGCAGCGTCTTGGTGCGGGGGTGTTCCATGGTGTTGGGGCAGTCCTTGCTGGTGTTGGCGGGCCTCGTGATCACACCTTGA